The Streptomyces sp. NBC_01268 genome window below encodes:
- the xdhB gene encoding xanthine dehydrogenase molybdopterin binding subunit, which translates to MSQLSERPDQPVVGLSMPHESARQHVTGTALYTDDLIHRTKDVLHAYPVQVLTAHGLITALRTEPALAVPGVVRVLTGADVPGVNDAGMKHDEPLFPDEVMFHGHAVAWVLGETLEAARLGAAAVEVELDERPSVISLEEAIAAESFHGARPVMETGDVDAGFADSAHVFTGELRFSDQEHFYLETHAALAHIDEAGQVFVQSSTQHPSETQEIVAHVLGLHSHEVTVQCLRMGGGFGGKEMQPHGFAAVAALGARLTGRPVRVRLNRTQDLTMSGKRHGFHASWRIGFDAEGHIQALDATLTADGGWSLDLSEPVVARALCHIDNTYWLPNARVTGRIARTNKVSNTAFRGFGGPQGMLVIEDIMGRCAPHLGLDPTELRERNFYRPGQCTPYGQPVVQPERIAAVWEQVKENGGIAERQREIAAFNAAHPHTKRALALTALKFGISFNLTAFNQGGALVLIYKDGSVLINHGGTEMGQGLHTKMLQVAATTLGIPLHKVRLAPTRTDKVPNTSATAASAGTDLNGAAVKNACEQLRERLLRVAATRLGTNAADVRIVEGVARGLGGDTELGWDELVRTAYLQRVQLSAAGFYRTEGLHWDAKSFQGSPFKYFAHGAAAAEVEVDGFTGAYRIRRVDIVHDVGDSLSPLIDIGQIEGGFVQGAGWLTLEDLRWDTGDGPNRGRLLTQAASTYKLPSFSEMPEKFHVTLLRNAAEEGAVYGSKAVGEPPLMLAFSVREALRQAAAAFGPAEIGVELASPATPEAVYWALQTARRGAAHGTGDGAESGAEHGTRAGAEALSGA; encoded by the coding sequence ATGAGCCAGTTGTCCGAACGCCCCGACCAGCCCGTCGTCGGCCTGTCGATGCCGCACGAGAGTGCGCGCCAGCACGTCACCGGCACCGCGCTCTACACCGACGATCTGATCCACCGCACCAAGGACGTCCTGCACGCGTACCCGGTGCAGGTCCTGACGGCACACGGCCTGATCACCGCGCTGCGCACCGAGCCCGCGCTCGCCGTCCCCGGAGTGGTGCGCGTGCTGACCGGTGCCGACGTGCCCGGCGTCAACGACGCCGGGATGAAGCACGACGAGCCCCTCTTCCCCGACGAGGTCATGTTCCACGGGCACGCGGTCGCCTGGGTGCTGGGCGAGACGCTGGAGGCCGCACGGCTCGGCGCCGCGGCCGTCGAGGTGGAACTCGACGAACGGCCTTCCGTGATCAGCCTGGAGGAGGCGATCGCGGCGGAGAGCTTCCACGGTGCCCGGCCCGTGATGGAGACCGGCGACGTGGACGCCGGATTCGCCGACTCGGCGCACGTGTTCACCGGCGAGCTGCGGTTCTCCGACCAGGAGCACTTCTACCTGGAGACCCACGCGGCGCTCGCCCACATCGACGAGGCCGGCCAGGTCTTCGTCCAGAGCAGCACCCAACACCCCTCCGAGACACAGGAGATCGTCGCCCACGTCCTCGGCCTGCACAGTCACGAGGTGACCGTCCAGTGCCTGCGGATGGGCGGCGGCTTCGGCGGGAAGGAGATGCAGCCGCACGGCTTCGCGGCGGTCGCCGCGCTCGGCGCCCGCCTGACCGGCCGGCCCGTCCGGGTCCGGCTCAACCGCACCCAGGACCTGACGATGTCGGGCAAGCGGCACGGCTTCCACGCCTCCTGGAGGATCGGCTTCGACGCCGAGGGTCACATCCAGGCCCTCGACGCGACGCTCACCGCCGACGGCGGCTGGAGCCTGGACCTGTCCGAACCGGTGGTGGCCCGCGCCCTGTGCCACATCGACAACACGTACTGGCTCCCGAACGCCCGCGTCACGGGCCGGATCGCCCGGACCAACAAGGTCTCCAACACGGCCTTCCGTGGCTTCGGCGGACCCCAGGGCATGCTGGTGATCGAGGACATCATGGGCCGGTGCGCGCCACACCTCGGCCTGGACCCGACGGAGCTGCGGGAGCGCAACTTCTACCGGCCGGGCCAGTGCACGCCGTACGGGCAGCCGGTCGTCCAGCCGGAACGCATCGCCGCCGTCTGGGAGCAGGTCAAGGAGAACGGCGGCATCGCGGAGCGGCAGCGGGAGATCGCCGCGTTCAACGCCGCGCACCCGCACACGAAGCGGGCCCTCGCGCTCACCGCCCTCAAGTTCGGCATCTCCTTCAACCTCACCGCGTTCAACCAGGGCGGCGCGCTGGTGCTGATCTACAAGGACGGCTCCGTCCTGATCAACCACGGCGGCACCGAGATGGGCCAGGGCCTGCACACCAAGATGCTCCAGGTGGCGGCCACCACGCTCGGCATCCCGCTGCACAAGGTCCGCCTCGCGCCCACGCGTACCGACAAGGTGCCCAACACCTCCGCGACCGCTGCCAGCGCGGGAACCGACCTCAACGGCGCCGCCGTGAAGAACGCCTGCGAGCAGTTGCGCGAGCGGCTGCTGCGGGTGGCCGCGACCCGGCTCGGCACGAACGCCGCGGACGTCCGCATCGTCGAGGGCGTCGCGCGCGGCCTGGGCGGCGACACGGAGCTCGGCTGGGACGAGCTGGTGCGGACGGCGTACCTCCAGCGGGTCCAGCTGTCTGCGGCCGGCTTCTACCGCACCGAGGGGCTGCACTGGGACGCGAAGTCGTTCCAGGGTTCCCCGTTCAAGTACTTCGCCCACGGCGCCGCCGCGGCCGAGGTCGAGGTGGACGGTTTCACCGGGGCGTACCGGATCCGGCGGGTGGACATCGTGCACGACGTCGGCGACAGCCTCTCCCCGTTGATCGACATCGGCCAGATCGAGGGCGGGTTCGTCCAGGGCGCGGGCTGGCTCACGCTGGAGGACCTGCGCTGGGACACCGGCGACGGGCCGAACCGTGGGCGTCTGCTCACCCAGGCGGCGAGTACGTACAAGCTGCCGAGCTTCTCCGAGATGCCCGAGAAGTTCCACGTCACGCTGTTGCGGAACGCGGCGGAGGAAGGCGCGGTCTACGGCTCCAAGGCGGTGGGCGAGCCCCCGCTGATGCTGGCCTTCTCCGTCCGGGAGGCTCTGCGGCAGGCCGCGGCGGCGTTCGGGCCGGCCGAGATCGGCGTCGAGCTGGCCTCGCCCGCGACTCCGGAGGCGGTGTACTGGGCGCTCCAGACCGCTCGGCGCGGCGCGGCGCACGGTACCGGGGACGGTGCCGAATCCGGTGCCGAACACGGTACGAGGGCCGGCGCGGAAGCCCTCAGCGGTGCCTGA
- a CDS encoding xanthine dehydrogenase small subunit: protein MVAAHITVNGEEAPLAPAPPHTTVLDFLRERGLTGTKEGCAEGECGACSVLVARPGVNKPTDWVAVNACLVPVAALDGQEVVTSEGLATPGAPGTPPTLHPVQEEMAVRGGSQCGYCTPGFVCSMAAEYYRPDRRADSDADSDSGTGTGTESAYDAEHGPNGFDLHALSGNLCRCTGYRPIRDAAFAVGAPTDGDPLALRREQAPPAPVATSYAQGDGLFVRKESLTETLRLLRERPDAVVVAGSTDWGVEVNIRSRRAGCVVAVDRLPELRELRVGSDVLEIGAALTLTEIERRLDGRVPLLAELFPQFASRLIRNGATFGGNLGTGSPIGDSAPVLLALDASLVLADADAEREVPLAEYFTGYRQSVRRPDELIRAVRVPLPLAPVTAFHKIAKRRFDDISSVAAAFALDIADGVVRKARIGLGGVAATPIRALATEAALEGRRWTAETVEAVAPVLREEGTPMDDHRASAAYRSAMLGQSLLKLYARTTEAVPA, encoded by the coding sequence ATGGTAGCGGCGCACATCACTGTCAACGGCGAAGAGGCGCCCCTCGCACCGGCCCCGCCTCACACCACGGTGCTGGACTTCCTGCGAGAGCGCGGCCTGACCGGCACCAAGGAGGGCTGTGCCGAGGGCGAATGCGGTGCCTGTTCGGTGCTGGTGGCCCGACCCGGCGTGAACAAGCCCACCGACTGGGTGGCGGTCAACGCCTGCCTGGTTCCGGTCGCGGCCCTCGACGGCCAGGAGGTCGTCACCTCCGAAGGCCTCGCCACTCCCGGGGCCCCCGGCACCCCGCCCACCCTGCACCCCGTGCAGGAGGAGATGGCGGTCCGCGGCGGATCCCAGTGCGGCTACTGCACCCCGGGGTTCGTCTGCAGCATGGCCGCCGAGTACTACCGGCCCGACCGCCGCGCCGACTCCGACGCCGACTCCGACTCCGGCACCGGCACCGGCACCGAGAGCGCGTATGACGCCGAGCACGGCCCGAACGGTTTCGACCTGCACGCGCTGAGCGGCAACCTGTGCCGCTGCACGGGCTACCGGCCGATCCGCGACGCCGCGTTCGCCGTCGGCGCGCCCACGGACGGGGATCCCCTCGCACTGCGCCGCGAGCAGGCACCGCCCGCGCCGGTGGCCACCTCCTACGCCCAAGGCGACGGCTTGTTCGTCCGCAAGGAGAGCCTCACCGAGACGCTGCGGTTGCTGCGCGAGCGGCCCGACGCGGTGGTGGTCGCCGGATCGACGGACTGGGGTGTGGAGGTGAACATCCGCTCCCGGCGCGCCGGTTGCGTGGTCGCCGTCGACCGCCTTCCCGAGCTGCGCGAGCTGCGCGTCGGCTCCGACGTCCTGGAGATCGGGGCGGCGCTGACCCTCACCGAGATCGAGCGGCGTCTGGACGGCCGGGTGCCGCTGCTCGCCGAGCTGTTCCCGCAGTTCGCCTCTCGCCTCATCCGCAACGGGGCCACCTTCGGCGGCAACCTCGGCACCGGCTCCCCCATCGGTGACAGCGCGCCGGTACTGCTCGCGCTCGACGCCTCCCTGGTGCTCGCCGACGCCGACGCGGAGCGCGAGGTGCCCCTCGCCGAGTACTTCACCGGCTACCGGCAGAGCGTGCGCCGCCCCGACGAGCTCATCCGTGCCGTCCGCGTACCGCTGCCGCTGGCACCGGTCACCGCCTTCCACAAGATCGCCAAACGTCGATTCGACGACATCTCCAGCGTGGCGGCCGCCTTCGCGCTCGACATCGCGGACGGGGTCGTACGCAAGGCACGGATCGGGCTGGGCGGCGTCGCCGCCACCCCGATCCGTGCCCTGGCCACCGAGGCGGCCCTAGAGGGCCGGCGCTGGACCGCGGAGACCGTCGAGGCCGTCGCACCGGTGCTGCGGGAAGAGGGCACACCGATGGACGACCACCGGGCCAGTGCCGCCTACCGCTCCGCGATGCTCGGCCAGAGCCTCCTCAAGCTGTACGCGCGAACCACCGAGGCGGTGCCCGCATGA